The following proteins are encoded in a genomic region of Rhizobium sp. NLR16a:
- a CDS encoding acyl-CoA dehydrogenase family protein codes for MLLTEIHEQVRETARQFADDVIRPVAHKLDEEERFPAEIYEQMGQLGLFGIGVPEEMGGPGFDTLAYSVVMEELSRGYASIADQCGLVELITTLLVRHGTKEQREWLLADVMTMRTKVAYCLTEPEAGSDLSGLRTSAERDGTGWRLNGGKIWIHNAPVADIGFVLARTDKNAGHRGMSIFIVDLKQKGVERGPKEHKMGQRASQVGALTFDNVSLPADALLGEEGRGFHMMMSVLDKGRVGIGSLAVGIGQAGLEAALDYAVQRKQFNSAIAEFQGVQWLLADIAKDVEAARLLVRSAASKIDLGEDATKACSMAKCFAGDMAVARTADAVQIFGGSGYIRGFEVERLYRDAKITQIYEGTNQIQRMIIARQLIKNGAQ; via the coding sequence ATGCTGCTCACCGAGATCCATGAACAGGTTCGCGAGACCGCTCGCCAGTTCGCCGACGATGTCATTCGACCGGTCGCCCACAAGTTGGACGAGGAGGAGAGGTTTCCTGCGGAGATTTACGAACAGATGGGCCAACTGGGCTTGTTTGGAATCGGCGTGCCGGAGGAAATGGGTGGTCCCGGATTCGACACGCTGGCGTATTCGGTCGTCATGGAAGAGCTTTCCCGCGGCTATGCCTCGATCGCTGACCAGTGTGGTCTGGTAGAACTCATCACCACCTTGCTTGTCCGTCACGGCACGAAAGAGCAGCGCGAGTGGCTACTTGCCGATGTCATGACGATGCGGACCAAGGTTGCCTACTGCCTGACAGAGCCGGAAGCGGGAAGCGACCTGTCGGGCTTGCGGACATCTGCGGAGCGCGACGGTACCGGCTGGAGGCTGAACGGCGGGAAGATCTGGATCCACAATGCTCCGGTCGCAGATATCGGCTTCGTCCTCGCCCGCACGGACAAAAACGCCGGACATCGCGGCATGAGCATTTTCATCGTTGACCTGAAACAGAAGGGCGTCGAGCGTGGCCCGAAGGAACACAAGATGGGGCAGCGTGCGAGTCAGGTGGGGGCGCTTACGTTCGACAATGTATCGCTTCCGGCCGACGCCCTGCTCGGCGAGGAAGGCCGCGGCTTTCACATGATGATGAGCGTTCTCGACAAGGGCCGTGTCGGCATCGGATCCCTCGCAGTCGGTATCGGGCAGGCAGGCCTCGAGGCGGCGCTCGACTACGCTGTTCAGCGCAAACAGTTCAACTCCGCTATCGCCGAGTTCCAGGGCGTCCAGTGGCTTCTCGCGGACATAGCGAAAGACGTCGAAGCCGCACGTCTCCTGGTCCGCAGCGCGGCAAGCAAGATCGATCTCGGCGAGGACGCCACCAAAGCCTGCTCAATGGCGAAATGCTTTGCGGGCGACATGGCGGTGGCGAGGACGGCCGACGCCGTGCAGATCTTCGGGGGCAGCGGGTACATCCGCGGGTTCGAAGTTGAACGCCTGTATCGCGACGCGAAGATCACCCAGATCTACGAGGGTACGAACCAGATCCAGCGCATGATCATCGCACGCCAGCTTATCAAGAACGGCGCGCAGTGA
- a CDS encoding zinc-binding alcohol dehydrogenase: MAKGIVFSAKNKADLEDVELPPLGATEIRGRTLATLVSPGTEFAWLSGDSFPLRPGYAAVFEAEEIGAGVVGISLGERLFCMGPHRSEQQIDQKYVLHVPDTLQSTTAVLARLAGVSMTTLMTTRARPGDVVVITGAGPVGLLAAQLFRLAGYDVSVVDPDPVRRGQVSSVGVEHVYASMPFDDRRLAGNAALVVDCSGHEGAVLDGCRMARPHGEVVLVGVPWRRLTEIHAYDVLHAVFNNFVHLRSGWEWEVPILSRNFKWEELLEGYNNQAQSVFSGFTKILKWMADGRIVTNDLVRTVSPDDPGVVYGDLKARKFDEPFVVFAWH, from the coding sequence ATGGCTAAGGGCATCGTGTTTTCAGCGAAGAACAAAGCAGATCTGGAGGATGTCGAACTGCCGCCGCTCGGCGCGACTGAAATCAGGGGGCGGACACTCGCAACGCTTGTCAGCCCCGGAACCGAGTTCGCGTGGCTTTCGGGGGATTCCTTCCCTCTCCGACCCGGCTATGCGGCGGTCTTCGAGGCAGAGGAAATCGGCGCCGGGGTGGTCGGCATATCCCTTGGCGAACGCCTGTTTTGCATGGGCCCGCATAGGAGTGAGCAGCAGATCGATCAAAAATATGTGCTGCACGTTCCCGACACTCTGCAGAGCACCACCGCTGTGCTGGCGCGTCTTGCGGGCGTTTCCATGACCACCTTGATGACGACCAGGGCCAGGCCCGGCGATGTCGTCGTCATAACCGGAGCCGGTCCCGTTGGCTTGCTTGCCGCACAGCTATTCCGCCTCGCCGGATACGACGTCTCGGTAGTGGATCCCGATCCTGTCCGTCGTGGTCAGGTCAGTTCAGTAGGGGTCGAGCACGTCTACGCATCGATGCCTTTCGACGATCGGCGTCTGGCAGGGAACGCCGCTCTCGTCGTTGACTGCTCCGGTCACGAGGGTGCCGTCCTCGACGGCTGCCGCATGGCGCGGCCGCATGGCGAGGTTGTGTTGGTAGGGGTGCCATGGCGGCGCCTCACCGAAATTCATGCCTACGACGTACTCCACGCCGTGTTCAATAATTTTGTCCACCTTCGAAGTGGTTGGGAGTGGGAGGTGCCGATCCTTTCGCGAAACTTCAAGTGGGAGGAACTGCTTGAAGGCTACAACAACCAGGCCCAGAGCGTATTCTCCGGATTTACGAAGATCCTGAAGTGGATGGCCGACGGTCGTATCGTTACCAACGACCTCGTCCGGACCGTATCCCCTGATGATCCGGGGGTTGTCTACGGGGACTTGAAGGCTCGTAAATTTGATGAGCCATTCGTCGTCTTCGCCTGGCACTAG
- a CDS encoding dihydrodipicolinate synthase family protein, with amino-acid sequence MRIAIPSESGRTETYDLVAKPLSEGSFPRSFNRRVFSAAHVVADPFADANPGRAAAVDWDATLAFRRHLHGLGLGIAEAMDTAQRGMGLDWKGAHELVRRTKAELPDALVFSGAGTDHLDPKDTRSLDDVDRAYASQLEAVQGTGSDVILMASRALSAVAKSPEDYVSAYRKALALCDGPVILHWLGDMFDPALAGYWGGRDFDTAMQTCLEIISENESKVDGIKISLLDKEKEIRMRRRLPSGVKMYTGDDFNYPELIAGDDVGFSHALLGIFDPLAGAAAFAMSRLASGDTEGFHRVLDPTVPLARTIFRSPTQYYKTGVVFLAWLNGFQDHFVMLNGHQGMRPLPYFSEVFRLADQCGILRDPELAVDRFKRLLAVYGVDGSA; translated from the coding sequence ATGCGCATCGCCATACCAAGCGAATCCGGTCGCACAGAGACTTACGATCTCGTCGCCAAGCCTTTGTCAGAAGGCAGCTTCCCGCGCTCATTCAATCGTCGCGTCTTCTCCGCAGCGCACGTAGTTGCAGATCCTTTCGCCGATGCGAACCCGGGCAGGGCGGCTGCGGTGGATTGGGACGCCACGCTCGCGTTCCGTCGGCACCTGCACGGCCTTGGCCTCGGCATCGCTGAGGCGATGGATACAGCGCAGCGAGGAATGGGGCTCGACTGGAAGGGTGCGCATGAACTTGTACGACGGACGAAGGCTGAACTGCCAGACGCCCTTGTCTTCAGCGGCGCCGGAACCGATCATCTGGATCCGAAGGATACACGTTCACTCGACGACGTTGATCGCGCCTATGCAAGCCAGCTCGAGGCAGTGCAGGGGACCGGCAGTGATGTCATTCTCATGGCCAGCCGCGCTCTTTCCGCCGTCGCCAAGTCTCCGGAGGACTATGTTTCGGCGTATCGCAAGGCCTTGGCGCTCTGCGACGGTCCGGTCATTCTCCACTGGCTGGGAGACATGTTCGATCCCGCGCTTGCCGGATACTGGGGCGGACGAGACTTCGACACGGCGATGCAGACTTGCCTTGAGATCATCTCCGAGAACGAGAGCAAGGTCGACGGCATCAAGATCTCACTTCTGGACAAGGAGAAGGAGATCCGCATGCGACGACGTCTGCCGTCGGGCGTGAAAATGTACACTGGCGACGACTTCAATTATCCCGAACTTATAGCGGGCGACGACGTCGGCTTTTCGCACGCATTGCTAGGCATCTTTGATCCACTTGCAGGTGCGGCGGCTTTTGCGATGTCCCGCCTGGCAAGTGGCGACACGGAAGGGTTCCATCGGGTTCTCGATCCAACCGTTCCGCTTGCCCGGACGATTTTCCGTAGTCCGACGCAGTACTACAAAACCGGCGTCGTGTTCCTCGCGTGGCTCAACGGCTTTCAGGATCACTTCGTTATGTTGAACGGTCACCAAGGGATGAGACCGCTCCCTTACTTCTCGGAGGTCTTCCGCCTCGCCGACCAGTGCGGCATTCTTCGCGATCCCGAACTTGCTGTGGATCGCTTCAAGCGCCTTCTTGCCGTCTACGGGGTCGACGGCAGTGCGTGA
- the ugpC gene encoding sn-glycerol-3-phosphate ABC transporter ATP-binding protein UgpC, which yields MASVSISNVVKSYGSLTVVHGVDLDIDDGEFVVLLGPSGCGKTTTLRMVAGLEDISGGAISIGGQIVSDKPPKDRKIAMVFQNYALYPHMTVRQNMEFALRPQKLPKPEAEAKIAKISGMLGLDPLLARRPAQLSGGQRQRVAMGRAMVRTPEVFLFDEPLSNLDAKLRTQVRMEIAKLHKQLGTTVIYVTHDQVEAMTLADKIVIMRDGRIEQIGKPEEVFLGPRNLFVATFIGTPSMNLFKMTAKVAPGGSAIVCQDFSVPLPARFEGLVREGQAVTLGVRPSDIRLVAAGEQPLINAKVEVVEYLGVEALIDLRCGPQEFIAQIPAGMRPAVDSSIGLTFENPGLHLFDTETGNSLNANKEHANG from the coding sequence ATGGCATCCGTAAGCATCTCCAACGTCGTCAAGTCCTATGGGTCTCTGACGGTCGTCCACGGAGTCGATCTCGACATCGATGACGGCGAGTTCGTCGTTCTTCTCGGCCCCTCCGGTTGTGGAAAGACCACGACGCTGCGAATGGTCGCCGGGCTGGAGGATATCTCCGGCGGTGCCATCAGCATCGGCGGGCAGATCGTCAGCGACAAGCCGCCGAAAGACCGCAAGATCGCGATGGTCTTCCAGAATTACGCGCTCTACCCGCACATGACCGTCCGACAGAACATGGAGTTCGCGCTTCGTCCGCAGAAACTGCCCAAGCCCGAGGCCGAAGCGAAGATAGCGAAGATCTCCGGGATGCTCGGCCTCGATCCGCTTCTTGCTCGCCGCCCAGCGCAGTTGTCTGGCGGACAGAGGCAGCGCGTCGCAATGGGTCGTGCAATGGTGCGGACACCGGAGGTGTTCCTGTTCGACGAGCCGCTTTCGAACCTGGACGCGAAACTCAGGACGCAGGTGCGCATGGAGATCGCCAAGCTTCACAAGCAGCTGGGCACTACCGTGATTTACGTCACCCATGATCAGGTCGAAGCGATGACGCTCGCAGATAAGATCGTTATCATGCGGGACGGACGCATCGAACAGATCGGCAAGCCCGAAGAAGTCTTCCTGGGGCCGCGCAACCTTTTTGTCGCGACCTTCATTGGTACTCCGTCAATGAATCTCTTCAAGATGACAGCGAAGGTCGCTCCGGGCGGGTCGGCGATCGTATGCCAGGATTTCTCTGTCCCGCTTCCCGCGAGGTTCGAAGGTCTCGTCCGGGAGGGGCAGGCGGTTACCCTCGGTGTGCGGCCGAGCGACATCCGGCTGGTTGCTGCCGGTGAGCAGCCGCTGATCAATGCGAAGGTTGAGGTGGTCGAGTATCTCGGCGTCGAGGCGCTGATCGACTTGCGATGCGGACCTCAGGAATTCATCGCACAGATCCCGGCTGGCATGAGACCTGCCGTCGACAGCTCGATCGGATTGACCTTCGAAAATCCCGGCCTGCATCTCTTCGACACTGAAACGGGCAACTCGCTCAATGCGAACAAGGAGCATGCCAATGGCTAA
- a CDS encoding sugar phosphate isomerase/epimerase family protein, with the protein MRDFSRDHSALALNTATLGHNVDGFGAGWSAEQVIDGCAARGYGGVVFWRREIGANAAAIGQWARSAGLKIAGLCRSPFLVGPLSPRGREAVLDEFRSSIDMAAALTAPVLTIVVGGVEPGTKGMSESLKIVADRVSVACEYAARAGVKLALEPLNPVYGGDRSCLVTVRDAVDLCDTIGADNLGIAVDVYHVWWDTDLPAQLSRAGARRIYGFHLCDWLADTKDVLLDRGMMGDGVADIRGIRKAVENSGYDGVCEVEIFSKDNWWKRDPNEVLDVLVERFRSVC; encoded by the coding sequence GTGCGTGATTTCTCCAGAGACCACTCCGCGCTCGCCCTCAACACCGCGACGTTGGGTCACAATGTCGACGGGTTCGGGGCAGGATGGTCGGCCGAGCAGGTGATCGATGGATGCGCGGCGCGGGGATACGGCGGTGTCGTATTCTGGCGCAGAGAGATCGGTGCGAATGCCGCCGCAATCGGCCAATGGGCAAGGTCCGCTGGTTTGAAGATCGCCGGATTGTGCCGATCACCATTTCTCGTCGGCCCCCTGTCACCCAGGGGCAGGGAAGCGGTCCTCGACGAGTTCCGGTCGTCGATTGACATGGCTGCGGCGCTGACCGCGCCCGTCCTCACGATCGTCGTGGGAGGGGTGGAGCCCGGGACGAAGGGGATGTCGGAAAGCCTGAAGATCGTTGCCGACCGGGTGTCCGTAGCGTGCGAATATGCCGCGCGGGCAGGAGTGAAGCTCGCGCTGGAGCCTCTGAATCCCGTCTACGGCGGCGACCGCTCATGCCTCGTTACGGTACGTGACGCTGTCGATCTTTGCGACACGATCGGAGCGGACAACCTCGGGATCGCAGTCGATGTCTATCACGTCTGGTGGGATACGGACCTGCCAGCGCAGTTAAGCCGTGCTGGAGCCCGAAGGATCTACGGCTTTCACCTCTGCGACTGGCTTGCCGACACGAAGGACGTCCTTCTCGACCGTGGTATGATGGGCGACGGCGTCGCAGACATTCGCGGCATCAGAAAGGCTGTCGAGAACTCGGGCTACGACGGCGTCTGCGAAGTCGAAATCTTTTCTAAAGACAACTGGTGGAAGCGAGACCCTAACGAGGTCCTAGACGTCCTTGTCGAACGCTTCCGCAGCGTTTGCTAG
- a CDS encoding 3-ketoacyl-ACP reductase, whose translation MDGSGQVALVTGAGRGIGLAIAKSLGGAGFSVALNDLGRDGGLAEAVDALRGEGVRAVAVPGDVSDLKGHADLLRSAEDALGPLTTLVNNAGVGVLSRGDLLEATEESYDRCMAVNTKAHFFLTQCFAKRVIGAARLPGLFYSIVNVTSSNAVAVSVNRGEYCASKAAAAMISKVFAARLGGEGIAVFDVQPGLIETEMTAAVKDIYQRRAEEGLTLFPRLGQPDEIGTIVRALVTGALPYMTGQVLSADAGMLVPRF comes from the coding sequence ATGGACGGCTCCGGGCAGGTCGCGCTCGTCACAGGAGCGGGCAGAGGGATTGGACTGGCGATCGCCAAGTCGCTCGGTGGGGCTGGATTTTCCGTCGCCCTCAACGATCTGGGGCGCGACGGCGGGCTTGCGGAAGCCGTCGACGCGCTCCGGGGCGAGGGTGTCCGAGCCGTTGCCGTGCCGGGCGACGTCTCGGATCTGAAGGGCCACGCGGATTTGCTGCGTTCGGCCGAGGATGCTCTTGGACCGCTCACAACACTCGTGAACAACGCGGGCGTCGGAGTGTTGTCGCGGGGCGATCTCCTTGAGGCCACGGAGGAAAGCTACGACCGCTGCATGGCCGTGAACACCAAAGCCCACTTCTTCCTCACGCAGTGCTTCGCGAAGCGTGTCATTGGTGCCGCGCGGCTGCCCGGACTCTTCTATTCGATCGTGAACGTGACATCCTCGAACGCTGTCGCCGTGTCCGTCAACAGGGGCGAGTACTGCGCTTCCAAGGCCGCGGCGGCGATGATTTCAAAGGTCTTTGCCGCGAGGCTCGGCGGGGAAGGAATAGCTGTCTTCGACGTGCAGCCGGGCCTTATTGAGACGGAGATGACGGCAGCGGTGAAGGATATTTATCAGCGTCGCGCGGAGGAGGGCCTTACACTGTTCCCACGTCTCGGCCAACCTGACGAGATCGGCACGATCGTGCGTGCACTCGTCACGGGGGCACTTCCATACATGACGGGCCAAGTCCTGTCGGCGGACGCCGGCATGCTCGTCCCGAGATTTTGA
- a CDS encoding carbohydrate ABC transporter permease, with protein MTKLSLRQSVVTYLLIGILLVIFMIPIYLIVASSLKPAAEMFSRPPAIFFTPTLQHYVDLFTLRPFHRNLINSLIVTLGSTAFSVFFGTLGAYALARIRHPRIADVAFWILSMRMFPPIAVVVPYYIIFKALGLLDTPLALIVVYSTANVPLTVWLMKGFFDEIPEALEEAAQVDGYGVAEIFWRITLPLAAPGLAVSAVFCFIFSWNEFLFALMLTGSNTQTATVAVMSFWSSDAVQWGRIMAGSFIILIPGVVFVLTCQRWLVKGLTLGSVK; from the coding sequence ATGACGAAGCTCTCCCTCCGCCAGTCCGTGGTGACCTATCTCCTGATCGGCATCTTGCTGGTGATCTTCATGATCCCGATCTACCTCATCGTGGCATCCTCATTGAAGCCTGCCGCCGAGATGTTCTCGAGGCCACCGGCGATCTTCTTCACGCCCACGCTGCAGCACTACGTGGACCTTTTCACCTTGAGGCCGTTCCACCGCAACTTGATAAACAGCCTGATCGTGACGCTTGGTTCGACGGCCTTCAGCGTCTTCTTCGGCACTCTCGGCGCGTACGCCCTTGCGAGAATTCGACATCCTCGGATCGCGGACGTCGCCTTCTGGATCCTGTCTATGCGCATGTTTCCGCCAATCGCGGTGGTGGTGCCCTATTACATCATCTTCAAGGCGCTCGGTCTGCTCGACACCCCGCTGGCGTTGATCGTCGTCTATTCTACGGCGAACGTCCCCCTGACCGTCTGGCTCATGAAGGGGTTCTTCGACGAAATTCCGGAAGCGCTCGAAGAGGCGGCACAGGTAGATGGCTACGGCGTGGCCGAGATCTTCTGGCGCATCACGCTGCCGCTGGCCGCGCCCGGCCTCGCCGTGAGCGCGGTCTTCTGCTTCATCTTCTCGTGGAATGAGTTCCTGTTCGCTTTGATGCTGACTGGATCCAACACCCAGACCGCTACGGTCGCCGTGATGTCGTTCTGGAGCAGCGACGCCGTCCAGTGGGGGCGTATCATGGCTGGCTCCTTCATAATTCTCATTCCAGGCGTCGTCTTTGTTCTCACCTGCCAACGCTGGCTGGTGAAGGGACTGACTCTCGGATCCGTCAAGTAA